One window from the genome of Moritella sp. F3 encodes:
- a CDS encoding OmpA family protein: protein MMKKTMTAVMIVAALTGCARQNATTGEEETNTATKSAIGGAIAGALIGASTGKKNGAVFGALGGAAIGGGIGHYFDRQEEALRKELTDSGVQVKRVGENELQLVMAKGIGFQTAGYNLSSDIYSSLNSVAKVLNEYPDSSLRIIGHTDSVGSAQSNLTLSEERAESVSDYLNKRGIKSGRLSTRGYGERRPIASNETASGRSANRRVEISITAN, encoded by the coding sequence ATGATGAAAAAAACAATGACAGCAGTAATGATTGTTGCTGCACTTACTGGTTGTGCGCGCCAAAATGCGACAACGGGTGAAGAAGAGACGAATACCGCAACGAAATCTGCGATTGGCGGTGCGATTGCAGGTGCATTAATCGGTGCTTCTACCGGTAAGAAAAACGGCGCGGTATTTGGCGCGTTAGGTGGTGCTGCGATTGGTGGTGGTATTGGCCATTACTTCGATCGTCAAGAAGAAGCACTACGTAAAGAATTAACTGATTCTGGTGTACAAGTTAAACGTGTTGGCGAAAATGAACTGCAACTGGTGATGGCGAAAGGTATTGGTTTCCAAACTGCAGGTTATAACTTGAGCTCTGATATCTACTCAAGCTTGAACAGTGTCGCTAAAGTGCTAAATGAATATCCTGATTCATCACTGCGTATTATTGGTCACACTGACAGCGTTGGTAGTGCTCAGTCTAATTTAACGCTTTCTGAAGAGCGTGCAGAGTCTGTAAGCGATTATTTGAATAAACGTGGTATCAAGTCAGGCCGTTTATCAACACGTGGCTATGGCGAGCGTCGTCCTATAGCATCAAATGAGACTGCAAGTGGCCGTTCTGCTAACCGTCGTGTAGAAATCAGTATTACTGCTAACTAA
- a CDS encoding RelA/SpoT domain-containing protein, with translation MYSFLRTSLILVLMLAGKAPLEAATMLSLSQTSNNGSATNRVRTQISKDLAGLYQLSDINSTNIIQPYTDFDSLYSLAEAAQDELATLTQQIALMSQTNAVIPAIKSVERAQAKIANKHNGAVEKITDLARSSIIAKNSQELISAFELLEQETDIVQIKNRFNNPKQNGYRDINLLVRLPKTQMVVEVQLHLDRIEAIKNGPEHDNYVKIQQISHTAKQQQREISEIEAFKVTQLKEESTNLYQVAWQQQLMTELKTSFKQMA, from the coding sequence ATGTATAGCTTTCTAAGAACATCATTAATTTTAGTACTAATGCTAGCCGGTAAAGCGCCGCTAGAAGCCGCTACAATGCTTAGCCTTAGTCAAACCTCTAATAACGGCAGTGCCACTAACCGAGTGCGCACACAAATAAGCAAAGACTTAGCCGGCCTTTATCAACTGTCTGATATAAACAGCACGAATATCATTCAACCTTATACTGACTTCGATTCACTTTATTCACTTGCTGAAGCTGCGCAAGATGAGTTAGCGACACTCACTCAACAAATTGCCTTAATGTCACAAACCAACGCCGTGATCCCTGCGATTAAAAGTGTTGAACGTGCCCAAGCTAAAATTGCCAATAAACATAACGGCGCAGTAGAGAAAATTACCGATTTAGCACGCAGTTCGATTATTGCTAAAAATAGCCAAGAGTTAATTAGTGCATTTGAATTACTCGAACAAGAAACCGATATCGTACAAATAAAGAATCGCTTTAATAACCCAAAACAAAATGGTTACCGTGATATCAATTTATTAGTACGCTTACCAAAAACCCAGATGGTCGTTGAAGTACAGCTACACTTAGATCGTATTGAAGCGATTAAAAATGGTCCTGAACATGACAATTACGTCAAGATCCAACAAATCAGCCATACAGCGAAACAGCAACAACGCGAAATATCAGAGATTGAAGCTTTCAAAGTAACGCAGCTTAAAGAAGAGTCTACCAATTTATACCAGGTAGCTTGGCAGCAGCAGTTAATGACTGAACTAAAAACCAGCTTTAAACAAATGGCATAA
- the rpoH gene encoding RNA polymerase sigma factor RpoH — protein sequence MSKDMQSMALVPQGSIEAYIQGVNSIPMLTAEQEKELGESLQNEGDVDAARQLIMSHLRFVVHVARGYAGYGLSQADLIQEGNIGLMKAVKRFNPAVGVRLVSFAVHWVKAEIHEFVLRNWRVVKVATTKAQRKLFFNLRKSKKRLGWFTHAEVQTVADNLGVSTKDVVEMESRMSYSDQAFDLYADDDSDKDSGSMSFSPAQYLEDNASDVAQQVERENWDKSASQRLSSAISELDDRSQDIVNSRWLAEDKATLQELADRYGVSAERVRQLEKNAMKKLREFIAE from the coding sequence ATGAGCAAAGATATGCAAAGTATGGCATTAGTTCCTCAGGGGAGCATTGAAGCCTATATCCAAGGTGTGAATAGTATTCCAATGTTGACTGCTGAACAAGAAAAGGAACTAGGCGAAAGCTTGCAGAATGAAGGTGATGTTGATGCTGCTCGTCAGTTGATCATGTCACATCTACGCTTTGTTGTTCACGTTGCCCGTGGTTACGCTGGTTATGGATTGTCTCAAGCAGATTTAATTCAGGAAGGTAACATAGGCTTAATGAAAGCCGTGAAACGTTTCAACCCTGCTGTAGGTGTAAGATTAGTTTCTTTTGCTGTGCATTGGGTTAAAGCCGAAATACATGAATTTGTGCTACGTAATTGGCGTGTAGTAAAAGTTGCGACAACTAAAGCGCAACGTAAACTATTCTTTAATCTACGTAAATCAAAAAAACGCTTAGGCTGGTTTACTCATGCTGAAGTGCAAACGGTTGCCGATAACTTGGGTGTTTCTACTAAAGATGTAGTGGAAATGGAATCAAGAATGTCTTATTCAGATCAAGCATTTGATTTATATGCTGATGATGATAGTGATAAAGACTCTGGTTCAATGAGCTTTTCACCAGCGCAGTATTTAGAAGACAATGCGTCAGATGTGGCACAGCAAGTAGAACGTGAAAACTGGGATAAAAGTGCATCTCAACGTCTCTCTAGCGCCATTTCTGAGTTAGATGACCGTAGTCAAGATATCGTTAACTCTCGTTGGTTAGCGGAAGATAAAGCGACGCTGCAAGAATTAGCCGATCGTTATGGTGTTTCGGCTGAGCGAGTTCGCCAGTTAGAAAAGAATGCAATGAAAAAACTTCGCGAGTTTATTGCAGAATAA
- a CDS encoding DmsC/YnfH family molybdoenzyme membrane anchor subunit, which produces MLDKLEQFRDRLDQIGAAEKPVVKDGTPIFEQRVGEQDYAKLSDVEIFDVNTYGKKIDLIERTEGKLPVGRSMNINENKAVGDNPNRNKQHAFHFTADNCIGCHACEAACSEKNDNPAHIAFRSVGYVESGSYPDYKRINISMACNHCDDPVCLKGCPTKAYTKHVEYGAVLQDPDTCFGCGYCTWVCPYNAPQLDPIKGQVSKCNMCVDRLEVGLKPACVSACLGNALNFGVVENTPENRIQAKTSIPGFPDPSITNPNIRFQQTTSTQREMTRTDNMPLKYHKQEDGSFRSVVDEKDGKEQSWNLGRLSSRENPLVIFTLFSQAAMGAFVLIFLGPLLGVESLTGFSASGAGLSLLVLLMVMQAIGLLMSTLHLGKPKRFYRGFNNLAHSPVSREGLGVALFFGFMGAFTFFQGAAWFFELSLFSYVANAFGILALVGSAGGLYYMYRSYRIKARPFWDHWQTACAFLGSAIALGTVLTALVAVIGSAGNDGIGLYPLLLELTPIAITGLVIEAFGLYMHAKHLNVEQGEGAASHYVQCTTFGKTYYLRNVAVAINVLALISLVLLAPSGYLSVLWLLPVLSIALASTVSRALFYVLVIPTTMPGAFFWKNKGFEQHARDVGLADMPQVGVVPDLH; this is translated from the coding sequence ATGTTAGACAAATTAGAACAATTTAGAGACCGCCTTGATCAAATCGGCGCGGCAGAAAAACCGGTTGTTAAAGATGGCACTCCTATTTTTGAACAACGAGTCGGTGAACAGGATTACGCTAAATTATCAGATGTAGAAATATTTGATGTTAATACCTACGGTAAAAAAATTGACTTAATCGAACGTACAGAAGGTAAGTTACCGGTTGGCCGTTCGATGAATATTAATGAAAATAAAGCGGTGGGTGATAATCCTAATCGTAATAAACAGCATGCTTTCCACTTTACAGCGGATAACTGTATTGGTTGTCACGCTTGTGAAGCGGCATGTAGTGAAAAGAATGATAACCCAGCACACATTGCCTTCCGTAGTGTGGGTTATGTTGAGAGTGGTAGTTATCCTGATTACAAACGTATTAATATCTCTATGGCGTGTAACCATTGTGATGATCCGGTTTGTTTAAAAGGTTGTCCAACCAAAGCCTATACCAAACACGTAGAATACGGCGCGGTATTACAAGATCCAGATACCTGTTTTGGTTGTGGTTATTGTACTTGGGTTTGCCCATACAATGCCCCACAGCTTGATCCAATTAAAGGTCAGGTATCAAAATGTAATATGTGTGTAGACCGTTTAGAGGTGGGCTTAAAACCGGCGTGTGTATCGGCCTGTTTAGGGAATGCGCTTAATTTTGGTGTGGTTGAAAATACCCCTGAGAACCGTATTCAAGCTAAAACGTCGATACCAGGTTTTCCTGATCCAAGTATCACCAACCCAAATATTCGTTTCCAACAAACCACCAGTACTCAGCGTGAAATGACGCGGACTGATAATATGCCGCTTAAATATCACAAACAAGAAGACGGCTCATTCCGTTCTGTTGTTGATGAAAAAGACGGTAAGGAACAATCATGGAACTTAGGGCGTTTGAGCTCTCGCGAGAATCCATTGGTGATATTTACGCTATTCTCGCAAGCGGCGATGGGGGCATTTGTACTTATTTTCCTTGGTCCATTATTGGGTGTAGAGAGTTTAACGGGGTTTTCGGCATCAGGTGCTGGCCTATCACTGCTGGTATTATTAATGGTCATGCAAGCGATTGGCTTATTAATGTCGACATTGCATCTGGGTAAACCTAAACGTTTCTATCGTGGTTTTAATAACTTAGCCCACTCGCCTGTTAGTCGAGAAGGGTTAGGCGTTGCCTTGTTCTTTGGGTTCATGGGCGCATTTACTTTTTTCCAAGGTGCTGCTTGGTTCTTTGAATTAAGCTTGTTTAGCTATGTAGCGAATGCCTTTGGTATTTTGGCATTAGTCGGTAGTGCTGGTGGTTTGTATTATATGTACCGTAGTTACCGTATCAAAGCGCGTCCGTTTTGGGATCATTGGCAAACGGCTTGTGCTTTCCTTGGTTCTGCGATTGCACTCGGTACAGTATTAACGGCGTTAGTGGCCGTAATTGGCTCCGCGGGTAATGATGGTATTGGATTGTATCCTTTATTGCTTGAACTCACGCCGATCGCCATTACAGGTTTAGTGATTGAAGCGTTTGGTCTATACATGCATGCGAAGCATCTTAATGTAGAGCAGGGCGAAGGTGCTGCGTCGCATTATGTGCAATGTACAACATTTGGTAAAACCTACTACTTACGTAACGTGGCAGTGGCTATTAATGTGCTTGCGCTAATCTCACTTGTGCTATTAGCACCATCGGGTTATTTAAGTGTGTTATGGCTATTGCCTGTGCTATCTATTGCTTTAGCGTCGACAGTCAGCCGAGCACTGTTTTATGTGTTGGTTATTCCGACGACGATGCCAGGTGCATTCTTTTGGAAAAATAAAGGTTTTGAACAACATGCACGCGATGTTGGTCTGGCTGATATGCCGCAAGTGGGGGTTGTACCTGACTTGCATTAA
- a CDS encoding molybdopterin oxidoreductase family protein, with the protein MIFGRKDQKPIRIADKQVKEWKYTTCGYCSTGCSIEIGVNEQGNAVASRGVADADVNRGKLCIKGIFEHELFEAEGRGNNPLIRDHIHDKYKETNWDTALDTMSDKIKAIQDQYGKDAFAIVSTGQLLTEEFYTLGKLARGCIGTNNYDGNTTLCMASAVSGYKRSFGSDGPPGCYDDFSHTDCLIAWGSNLPEQHPVIYWRLKEAKEKRNFPLIVVDPRVTMLAQFADIHLPISPGTDIVLQNSLMHVILKEGLEDKDYIEKYTNGIEELRACVADFDPTSAAKICGIDEDTIRHVARLFAKAGRAMSIWTMGLNQSTHGSDAITGCNSLSLITGNIGVPGGTSLSITGQCNAMGTREWSSCSGLPGYRALEKEKDRNDIAEFWGIDPEFFPKKRGLAQTDIFPAIETGQIKGLWLVATNPMTSMPNTSRIRKILEKLDFLVVQDAYQDVETTQYAHMFLPAAVWAEKEGVFTNTERRVNRVSNVQAPKGNSKSDFWIFSELSKRFENGQKITFPVTTEEAFEEMKTLSKGAGRNLDISGMTYEKIEKARGIQWPFREDDESNAGNPRLYSDGVFPTPTGKANLIPLPWIDNNEHPCDEYPFWLNSGRVVEHFHTRTRTGKMGNLNKYSPTPYMEMNPDAAAKLGIKHQSYVRLASRRGDAVVMVQLTQRVAPNAVFIPFHFHDCVNRLSLGLLDPHSRQPAFKQSSIRIEHVDQKLAAKMNRERRTY; encoded by the coding sequence ATGATTTTCGGACGCAAGGATCAAAAGCCTATTCGCATTGCGGATAAACAGGTTAAAGAATGGAAATATACAACGTGTGGGTATTGTTCTACGGGTTGTTCTATCGAGATTGGTGTTAATGAGCAAGGGAATGCTGTTGCGAGTCGAGGCGTTGCTGATGCCGATGTAAACCGAGGTAAATTGTGTATTAAGGGTATCTTTGAGCATGAACTGTTTGAAGCGGAAGGTCGTGGTAACAACCCGCTTATTCGTGATCACATTCATGATAAATATAAAGAAACCAATTGGGATACAGCCCTTGATACCATGAGTGACAAAATTAAAGCGATTCAAGATCAGTACGGTAAAGATGCATTTGCTATCGTATCTACGGGTCAATTGCTAACAGAAGAATTCTATACCTTAGGTAAATTAGCGCGTGGTTGCATTGGTACCAATAACTACGATGGTAATACCACCTTATGCATGGCCTCTGCAGTATCGGGTTATAAGCGCTCATTTGGATCAGATGGCCCCCCAGGCTGTTACGATGATTTTTCACATACCGATTGCTTGATTGCATGGGGTTCAAACTTACCTGAGCAGCATCCCGTTATTTACTGGCGCTTAAAAGAAGCGAAAGAAAAGCGTAACTTCCCGCTTATCGTTGTCGATCCGCGTGTGACGATGTTAGCGCAATTTGCTGATATTCATTTACCTATCAGCCCAGGTACAGATATCGTGTTACAGAATTCGTTAATGCATGTGATCTTAAAAGAAGGGCTAGAAGATAAAGACTATATTGAAAAATATACTAACGGCATTGAAGAATTAAGAGCTTGTGTTGCAGACTTTGATCCGACATCAGCCGCTAAAATTTGTGGTATTGATGAAGATACTATCCGTCATGTTGCGCGCTTATTTGCCAAGGCTGGACGCGCGATGAGTATTTGGACCATGGGACTGAATCAAAGTACCCATGGCAGTGATGCGATCACGGGTTGTAATTCGTTATCACTTATCACCGGTAATATAGGCGTACCGGGTGGGACGAGCTTGTCTATTACGGGTCAATGCAATGCCATGGGCACACGTGAATGGTCTTCTTGTTCAGGGTTACCGGGTTATCGTGCATTAGAGAAAGAAAAAGACCGTAATGATATTGCTGAATTTTGGGGTATTGATCCTGAGTTCTTCCCGAAAAAGCGTGGTTTAGCGCAAACTGATATTTTCCCTGCTATTGAAACAGGGCAAATTAAAGGACTGTGGCTGGTGGCAACAAACCCAATGACGTCGATGCCGAATACTTCACGTATCCGTAAAATATTAGAGAAGTTAGATTTCTTAGTGGTGCAGGATGCGTATCAAGATGTAGAAACCACCCAATACGCACATATGTTTTTACCTGCCGCTGTATGGGCGGAGAAGGAAGGGGTGTTTACCAATACTGAGCGCCGTGTTAACCGCGTCAGTAATGTGCAAGCACCGAAAGGTAATTCTAAATCCGATTTTTGGATTTTTTCAGAATTATCGAAGCGTTTTGAAAATGGCCAAAAAATTACTTTTCCTGTGACAACCGAGGAAGCGTTTGAAGAAATGAAAACGCTGTCTAAAGGGGCGGGGCGTAATCTTGATATTTCCGGCATGACTTACGAAAAGATCGAAAAAGCCCGTGGTATTCAATGGCCCTTCCGTGAAGATGATGAAAGCAATGCAGGTAATCCGCGTTTGTATAGTGATGGCGTGTTCCCAACCCCTACGGGTAAAGCGAATCTTATTCCTCTGCCTTGGATTGATAATAACGAGCATCCTTGCGACGAATACCCATTCTGGCTGAATAGTGGCCGTGTTGTTGAGCATTTTCATACCCGAACCCGTACCGGTAAAATGGGGAACCTTAACAAATATAGTCCAACCCCGTATATGGAAATGAATCCTGATGCAGCAGCAAAATTGGGCATCAAACATCAAAGTTATGTGCGCTTGGCTTCACGTCGTGGTGATGCCGTAGTAATGGTGCAATTAACGCAGCGTGTGGCACCAAACGCAGTATTTATTCCATTCCATTTTCATGATTGTGTTAATCGCTTGTCGTTAGGTCTGCTTGATCCGCATTCTCGTCAACCTGCTTTTAAGCAGAGTTCAATCCGTATTGAACATGTCGACCAGAAGCTAGCGGCGAAAATGAACCGCGAACGACGTACGTACTGA
- the cobA gene encoding uroporphyrinogen-III C-methyltransferase: protein MTVELITQAQSKNNNTLGQVALVGAGPGDPELLTLKALKAIESADLILFDNLVSQDIRALFPPHTKAIYVGKKKADHCIPQDQLNLFMVDKAKQGLNVCRLKGGDPFVFGRGSEEQLVLHANNIKTIVVPGVTAASGCTAYAGIPLTHRGLSTGCTFITGHLKNGQLDLNWPQLAHLEHTLVFYMGLGKLAEISAQLLSHGLDSNTPAALIENGSTPQQREFVGTVATLPALAIEHQLQSPSLIVIGKVVSLAEQLSWRDLEQAAKNQELSA from the coding sequence ATGACAGTTGAATTAATTACCCAAGCACAATCAAAAAATAATAATACGCTAGGTCAAGTTGCATTAGTGGGAGCAGGTCCAGGGGATCCAGAACTCCTCACTCTAAAAGCATTAAAGGCGATTGAGAGTGCCGATCTGATCTTGTTTGATAACTTAGTTAGCCAAGACATTAGAGCGTTATTCCCACCCCATACCAAAGCAATTTATGTGGGTAAGAAAAAAGCTGACCATTGTATTCCACAAGACCAATTGAATTTATTCATGGTTGATAAAGCCAAACAAGGTCTGAATGTTTGTCGTCTAAAAGGCGGAGACCCTTTTGTATTTGGCCGCGGTAGTGAAGAACAACTGGTGCTCCATGCCAATAATATAAAAACAATCGTCGTTCCCGGCGTAACAGCTGCATCAGGGTGCACTGCTTACGCTGGTATCCCGTTAACCCATAGAGGGCTATCAACGGGCTGTACCTTTATTACTGGTCACCTAAAGAATGGCCAGCTAGATCTAAATTGGCCGCAGCTCGCGCACCTTGAGCACACCTTAGTATTCTATATGGGATTAGGTAAATTAGCGGAAATCTCTGCGCAACTGCTCAGTCATGGTTTGGACAGCAATACACCAGCGGCCTTGATTGAGAATGGTTCAACACCACAGCAAAGAGAATTTGTTGGCACAGTTGCAACATTGCCAGCACTGGCGATTGAACACCAATTACAAAGCCCTAGCCTGATCGTGATCGGTAAAGTTGTCTCTCTTGCAGAACAACTTAGCTGGCGAGATCTAGAGCAAGCGGCAAAAAATCAAGAATTAAGCGCATAA